The following are encoded together in the Halomonas halophila genome:
- a CDS encoding UDP-glucose dehydrogenase family protein, with amino-acid sequence MKITIFGSGYVGLVTGACLADVGHEVMCVDVDADKVARLSQGEVPIYEPGLETLIHQNLDAGRLHFTNDAKAAVEFGLLQFIAVGTPSDEDGSADLRHVLKVAETIATHMTEYRIIVDKSTVPVGTASKVERTVAATLEARGAAIEFDVCSNPEFLKEGAAIEDFSRGSRIVIGTESERVRQTMRECYGPYNRQRDKLMFMGVRSAELTKYAANAMLATKISFINEMANLAERLGADIEEVRHGIGSDPRIGYHFIYPGCGYGGSCFPKDVKALAHTAEAAGHPAHLINAVEQVNARQKSRLFEMVSDAFDGDLAGKTIALWGLAFKPNTDDMREAPSRALMEALWQAGARVQAHDPEAAEECLRIYGNREDLDLTEHRDETLEDAHALVICTEWKAFRTVDFVKLRERLVEPVVVDGRNLFSPESARDAGLTYYAIGRGASVRPVVA; translated from the coding sequence ATGAAGATCACCATCTTCGGTTCCGGATACGTAGGACTCGTCACCGGCGCCTGCCTCGCCGACGTCGGCCACGAAGTGATGTGCGTCGATGTGGACGCCGACAAGGTCGCCCGCCTCAGCCAGGGCGAAGTGCCGATCTACGAGCCCGGCCTCGAGACGCTGATCCACCAGAACCTGGACGCCGGCCGCCTGCACTTCACCAACGATGCCAAGGCCGCGGTCGAGTTCGGCCTGCTCCAGTTCATCGCCGTCGGCACGCCCTCCGACGAGGACGGCAGTGCCGACCTGCGCCACGTGCTGAAGGTCGCCGAGACCATCGCCACGCACATGACCGAGTACCGCATCATCGTCGACAAGTCGACGGTACCGGTCGGCACCGCCAGCAAGGTGGAGCGCACCGTCGCCGCCACCCTCGAGGCGCGCGGCGCGGCCATCGAGTTCGACGTCTGCTCCAACCCCGAATTCCTCAAGGAAGGCGCCGCCATCGAGGACTTCTCGCGCGGCTCGCGCATCGTGATCGGCACCGAGTCCGAGCGCGTGCGCCAGACCATGCGTGAGTGCTACGGCCCCTACAACCGCCAGCGCGACAAGCTGATGTTCATGGGCGTGCGCAGCGCCGAGCTGACCAAGTACGCCGCCAACGCCATGCTGGCCACCAAGATCAGCTTCATCAACGAGATGGCCAACCTGGCCGAGCGCCTGGGCGCCGACATCGAGGAAGTGCGCCACGGCATCGGCAGCGATCCGCGCATCGGCTACCACTTCATCTATCCGGGCTGCGGCTACGGTGGCTCCTGCTTCCCCAAGGACGTCAAGGCGCTGGCCCACACCGCCGAGGCCGCCGGTCACCCGGCCCACCTGATCAACGCCGTCGAGCAGGTCAACGCGCGCCAGAAGAGCCGCCTGTTCGAGATGGTCAGCGACGCCTTCGACGGCGACCTGGCCGGCAAGACCATCGCGCTGTGGGGCCTGGCCTTCAAGCCCAACACCGACGACATGCGCGAGGCGCCAAGCCGTGCGCTGATGGAGGCCCTGTGGCAGGCCGGGGCCCGGGTCCAGGCCCATGATCCCGAGGCCGCCGAGGAGTGCCTGCGGATCTACGGCAACCGCGAAGACCTGGACCTCACCGAGCATCGCGACGAGACCCTCGAGGACGCCCATGCGCTGGTCATCTGCACCGAGTGGAAGGCCTTCCGCACCGTCGACTTCGTCAAGCTCCGCGAGCGCCTGGTCGAGCCGGTAGTGGTCGACGGCCGCAACCTCTTCTCGCCCGAGAGCGCCAGGGACGCCGGGCTCACCTACTACGCCATCGGTCGAGGCGCTTCCGTCCGTCCCGTCGTCGCCTGA
- a CDS encoding BCCT family transporter — translation MTNDNKAQEGGPGEGIPAPEGPANLIDTDYVIGQDNIRTNKFGLDVDLHGKVFTVSSLVILVFVILTLALQAEIEPVFDTIFSFLTGNLSWVFLLGGNVFVLVSLGIVLSPLGKVRIGGAHATPDFSYAGWFAMLFAAGMGIGLMFYGVSEPLTHFGTALGGTSMENGVRTDWAPLGAAAGDEAAAQKLGMAATIFHWGLHPWGAYAIVGLSLAIFAFNKGLPLTIRSIFYPILGERVWGWPGHLIDILAVFATLFGLATSLGLGASQAAAGLNYLFDVPNSNITMVLLIMGITAVALCSIMLGVDKGVQRLSQLNMVLAFLLLAFVIVVGPTLLIATGFFENLVAYAVNLPALSMPFGREDANFSQGWTAFYWAWWISWSPFVGMFIARVSRGRTVREFLTAVLLVPTLVSVLWMTAFGGTAIDQVISDGFQGVQDAALEIKLFAMLGELPLAAITSFVGIILVIVFFVTSSDSGSLVIDSITAGGKVDAPKPQRIFWAIIEGAIAIALLLGGGLTALQTAAVSTGLPFTIVLLIGCFALVKALRSEPKGT, via the coding sequence GTGACGAACGACAACAAAGCCCAAGAGGGCGGCCCGGGTGAGGGCATTCCCGCCCCGGAAGGCCCGGCCAACCTGATCGATACCGATTACGTGATCGGTCAGGACAACATCAGAACCAACAAGTTCGGCCTCGATGTCGATCTGCACGGCAAGGTCTTCACCGTGTCGTCGCTAGTGATCCTGGTCTTCGTGATCCTGACGCTGGCCCTGCAGGCCGAGATCGAGCCGGTCTTCGACACCATCTTCAGCTTCCTGACCGGTAACCTGAGCTGGGTCTTCCTGCTGGGCGGCAACGTCTTCGTGCTGGTCAGTCTCGGCATCGTGCTATCGCCGCTGGGCAAGGTGCGCATCGGCGGCGCCCATGCCACGCCGGACTTCAGCTATGCCGGCTGGTTCGCGATGCTGTTCGCCGCCGGCATGGGCATCGGCCTGATGTTCTACGGCGTCTCCGAACCGCTGACCCACTTCGGCACCGCCCTGGGTGGCACCAGCATGGAGAACGGCGTACGCACCGACTGGGCGCCGCTGGGCGCCGCCGCCGGTGACGAGGCCGCCGCCCAGAAGCTGGGCATGGCCGCCACCATCTTCCACTGGGGCCTGCACCCCTGGGGCGCCTATGCCATCGTCGGCCTGTCCCTGGCGATCTTCGCCTTCAACAAGGGTCTGCCGCTGACCATTCGCTCGATCTTCTACCCGATCCTGGGTGAGCGCGTCTGGGGCTGGCCGGGACACCTGATCGACATCCTGGCGGTGTTCGCCACCCTGTTCGGTCTGGCCACCTCGCTGGGCCTCGGCGCCTCCCAGGCCGCCGCCGGCCTCAACTATCTGTTCGACGTGCCCAACAGCAACATCACCATGGTGCTGTTGATCATGGGCATCACCGCCGTGGCGCTGTGCTCGATCATGCTGGGCGTCGATAAGGGCGTGCAGCGCCTGTCGCAGCTCAACATGGTGCTGGCCTTCCTGCTGCTGGCCTTCGTGATCGTCGTCGGCCCGACCCTGCTGATCGCCACCGGCTTCTTCGAGAACCTGGTCGCCTACGCGGTCAACCTGCCCGCGCTGTCGATGCCGTTCGGCCGCGAAGACGCCAACTTCAGCCAGGGCTGGACCGCCTTCTACTGGGCCTGGTGGATCTCCTGGTCACCGTTCGTCGGCATGTTCATCGCCCGCGTAAGCCGCGGCCGTACCGTGCGCGAGTTCCTGACCGCCGTGCTGCTGGTGCCGACCCTGGTCTCGGTGCTGTGGATGACCGCCTTCGGCGGCACCGCCATCGATCAGGTCATCTCCGACGGCTTCCAGGGCGTCCAGGACGCCGCGCTGGAGATCAAGCTCTTCGCCATGCTCGGTGAGCTGCCGCTGGCGGCCATCACCTCCTTCGTCGGCATCATCCTGGTGATCGTGTTCTTCGTGACCTCCTCCGACTCCGGCTCGCTGGTCATCGACTCGATCACGGCCGGCGGCAAGGTCGACGCGCCCAAGCCCCAGCGCATCTTCTGGGCGATCATCGAAGGCGCCATCGCCATCGCCCTGCTGCTGGGCGGCGGCCTGACGGCCCTGCAGACGGCGGCCGTCTCCACCGGCCTGCCCTTCACCATCGTCCTGCTGATCGGCTGCTTCGCGCTGGTCAAGGCGCTGAGAAGCGAGCCCAAGGGAACCTGA
- a CDS encoding universal stress protein — MFKKILVPVDLAHPDVFEPSLQIVADQAKHYGAEVCYVAVIANTPGSVARTPDEYQQKLEAFAQERAQVHGQPVSAKALVCPDPTADLDDVLVEAIDEQGADLVIMQTHPPKHLDVVLPSHGGKIATHTDASVFLVRPQD; from the coding sequence ATGTTCAAGAAGATTCTGGTGCCGGTGGACCTGGCACATCCCGACGTGTTCGAACCATCGCTGCAGATCGTCGCCGATCAGGCCAAGCACTACGGTGCGGAAGTCTGCTACGTGGCGGTCATCGCCAACACCCCGGGCAGCGTGGCCCGCACCCCGGACGAGTACCAGCAGAAACTGGAAGCCTTCGCCCAGGAGCGCGCCCAGGTCCACGGCCAGCCGGTCAGCGCCAAGGCGCTGGTCTGCCCGGACCCCACCGCCGATCTGGATGATGTGCTGGTCGAGGCGATCGACGAGCAAGGCGCCGATCTGGTGATCATGCAGACCCATCCCCCGAAGCACCTGGATGTCGTGCTTCCCTCGCACGGCGGCAAGATCGCCACCCATACCGACGCATCGGTGTTTCTGGTCCGCCCCCAGGACTGA
- a CDS encoding glycine betaine ABC transporter substrate-binding protein, whose product MPKQPMRIAGLALIAGASLTAATAQAQDKGSVHLAYVEWASEVASTNVMRAVLEQAGYEVEMTSLSAAAMWQSVATGDADGIVAAWLPTTHADYLDRVGDQVDDLGPNLDGTKLGLVVPAYSEADSIADLNEHAEAFEGKITGIDPGAGIMSLTEQVVEDYDLDLDVQSGSGATMTAALKSAIDNQEEIAVTGWTPHWMFARWDLKYLEDPKNVYGGAEQIHTIVRDGLEEDMPGAYAILDAFEWTPEHMGEVMLMNQEKDSDPYENAKQWVEDNQDLVQEWLPEA is encoded by the coding sequence ATGCCGAAGCAACCGATGCGCATCGCTGGCCTGGCCCTCATCGCCGGCGCCAGCCTGACCGCGGCGACGGCCCAGGCCCAGGACAAGGGCAGCGTTCACCTGGCCTATGTCGAATGGGCCTCGGAAGTCGCCTCCACCAACGTGATGCGCGCCGTGCTGGAACAGGCCGGCTACGAGGTCGAGATGACCTCGCTGTCCGCCGCCGCCATGTGGCAGTCCGTGGCCACCGGCGATGCCGACGGCATCGTCGCCGCCTGGCTGCCGACCACCCACGCCGACTACCTCGACCGGGTCGGCGATCAGGTCGACGACCTGGGCCCGAATCTCGACGGCACCAAGCTCGGCCTGGTGGTTCCGGCCTACAGCGAAGCCGACTCCATCGCCGACCTGAACGAGCATGCCGAGGCCTTCGAAGGCAAGATCACCGGCATCGATCCGGGCGCCGGCATCATGAGCCTGACCGAGCAGGTGGTGGAAGACTACGACCTCGACCTGGACGTGCAGAGCGGCAGCGGTGCCACCATGACCGCGGCGCTCAAGAGCGCCATCGACAACCAGGAAGAGATCGCGGTGACCGGCTGGACGCCGCACTGGATGTTCGCCCGCTGGGACCTCAAGTACCTCGAGGACCCCAAGAACGTCTATGGCGGCGCCGAGCAGATCCATACCATCGTGCGTGATGGCCTCGAGGAAGACATGCCGGGCGCCTACGCCATCCTGGACGCCTTCGAGTGGACCCCGGAGCATATGGGCGAGGTCATGCTCATGAACCAGGAGAAGGACTCCGACCCCTACGAGAACGCCAAGCAGTGGGTCGAGGACAACCAGGACCTGGTCCAGGAGTGGCTGCCGGAAGCGTGA
- a CDS encoding ABC transporter permease has product MAIEFPRMPLGDWIENGLNWLTSEYSAVTRGISRITQTGIDGLNDALMWLPDWSLLVIIAALCWWLANVRLAIGAVAGLALIMNLGLWEPMIETLTLVVIATLVAVVIALPVGIAAALSERLYKTIMPVLDFMQTMPAFVYLIPAIPFFGIGSVSAIFATVIFSMPPAIRFTTLGIRQVPTDLVEAADAYGATRGQKLVKVQLPLSLPTVMAGINQTIMLALSMVVIAAMIGADGLGSEVWRAIQRLRPGDGFEAGIAVVILAMLLDRLTQSLRKQGKS; this is encoded by the coding sequence ATGGCTATCGAATTCCCGCGCATGCCGCTGGGCGACTGGATCGAGAACGGCCTGAACTGGCTGACCAGCGAATACTCCGCCGTGACCCGCGGCATCTCCCGCATCACCCAGACCGGCATCGACGGCCTCAACGACGCCCTGATGTGGCTGCCCGACTGGTCGCTGCTGGTGATCATCGCCGCGCTGTGCTGGTGGCTGGCCAACGTGCGCCTGGCCATCGGCGCCGTCGCCGGGCTGGCGCTAATCATGAACCTGGGCCTGTGGGAGCCGATGATCGAGACCCTGACCCTGGTGGTGATCGCCACCCTGGTGGCAGTGGTCATCGCGTTGCCGGTCGGCATCGCCGCGGCGCTGTCGGAGCGGCTCTACAAGACGATCATGCCGGTGCTGGACTTCATGCAGACCATGCCGGCCTTCGTCTACCTGATCCCGGCCATCCCGTTCTTCGGCATCGGCTCGGTATCGGCGATCTTCGCCACCGTGATCTTCTCCATGCCGCCGGCGATCCGCTTCACCACCTTAGGGATCCGCCAGGTGCCCACCGACCTGGTGGAGGCCGCCGACGCCTATGGCGCCACCCGCGGCCAGAAGCTGGTCAAGGTGCAGCTGCCGCTGTCGCTGCCGACCGTGATGGCCGGCATCAACCAGACCATCATGCTGGCGCTGTCGATGGTGGTGATCGCCGCCATGATCGGTGCCGACGGTCTGGGCAGCGAGGTCTGGCGCGCCATTCAACGCCTGCGTCCGGGCGACGGCTTCGAGGCCGGCATCGCCGTGGTGATCCTGGCCATGCTGCTGGACCGCCTGACCCAGTCGCTGCGCAAGCAGGGCAAGAGCTGA
- a CDS encoding quaternary amine ABC transporter ATP-binding protein translates to MSDNRNVKIRVRNLSKVFGNQPKKALELRDQGLKRPEILDKTGQTLGLSNIDFDVYEGELLVIMGLSGSGKSTLIRCLNRLIDPTEGEIVIDGQNIPSLKEKELLECRRRHFSMVFQNFALFPHRTVQQNTEFGLEIRGIDPAERRETASNALKQVGLEGWENAYPRQLSGGMQQRVGLARALANDASVLLMDEAFSALDPLIRGDMQQELLQLQHRMKKTTVFITHDLDEALSIGDRIVLLKDGEVVQIGTPEEILTKPADDYVRRFIEGVDKSRILSAESAMRKVRSTVRDTDGPRTALRKMRDHSLDSIYILDRDRRLIGLIDADAASQALEDGKQTVTEVMTQDFRKVTREEPLHNLFAMFSENRFPIAVVDDDQVLQGVVVKGAVLDELAQAGDH, encoded by the coding sequence ATGAGTGACAACCGAAACGTCAAGATTCGGGTGCGCAACCTCAGCAAGGTCTTCGGCAACCAGCCGAAGAAGGCGCTGGAACTGCGCGACCAGGGGCTGAAGCGCCCCGAGATCCTCGACAAGACCGGCCAGACCCTGGGCCTGTCGAACATCGACTTCGATGTCTACGAAGGGGAACTGCTGGTGATCATGGGGCTGTCCGGTTCCGGCAAGTCGACCCTGATCCGCTGCCTCAACCGTCTGATCGACCCGACCGAGGGCGAGATCGTCATCGACGGGCAGAACATCCCGAGCCTCAAGGAGAAGGAGCTGCTGGAATGCCGCCGCCGCCACTTCTCCATGGTGTTCCAGAACTTCGCCCTCTTCCCCCACCGTACCGTGCAGCAGAACACCGAGTTCGGCCTGGAGATCCGCGGCATCGATCCCGCCGAGCGCCGCGAGACCGCCAGTAACGCGCTCAAGCAGGTCGGCCTGGAAGGCTGGGAAAACGCCTATCCGCGCCAGCTCTCCGGCGGCATGCAGCAGCGCGTCGGCCTGGCGCGCGCGCTGGCCAACGATGCCAGCGTGCTGCTGATGGACGAGGCCTTCTCGGCGCTGGACCCGCTGATCCGCGGCGACATGCAGCAGGAGCTGCTGCAGCTCCAGCACCGCATGAAGAAGACCACCGTCTTCATCACCCACGACCTCGACGAGGCGCTGAGCATCGGCGACCGCATCGTGCTGCTCAAGGACGGCGAGGTGGTGCAGATCGGCACCCCCGAGGAGATCCTCACCAAGCCCGCCGACGACTACGTGCGCCGCTTCATCGAGGGCGTCGACAAGTCGCGCATCCTCAGCGCCGAGAGCGCCATGCGCAAGGTCCGCTCCACGGTGCGCGACACCGACGGTCCGCGCACCGCGCTACGCAAGATGCGCGACCACAGCCTCGATTCCATCTACATCCTCGACCGCGACCGCCGCCTGATCGGCCTGATCGACGCCGACGCCGCCAGCCAGGCGCTGGAGGACGGCAAGCAGACCGTCACCGAGGTGATGACCCAGGACTTCCGCAAGGTCACCCGCGAGGAGCCGCTGCACAACCTGTTCGCCATGTTCAGCGAGAACCGTTTCCCGATCGCCGTGGTGGATGACGACCAGGTGCTCCAGGGCGTGGTCGTGAAAGGCGCCGTCCTCGACGAACTCGCACAGGCAGGAGACCACTGA
- a CDS encoding PQQ-dependent sugar dehydrogenase translates to MILSRPRPSSRLPAAVLSVLLTASALPSQAQDTPMRLDTRHMTLCLSRVADGFRHPWGLAQLPDGALLVGERGGRLTRIAADGSRLSIAGLPEVAARGQGGLLDLALHPRFGEDESGEHDWLYFTWSRPVADGAATALSRARLEGGRLIGIEPLFTQNRATDAGRHFGSRLAWRPDGTLLMSVGERGSPERAQDGGDHAGSILRLTETGGVPADNPFVGDPEVRDEIFSLGHRNPQGLIVADDGTAWSTEHGPRTGDELNRLVPGANYGWPEVSRGRDYVTFLPIGRDSAPGMRDPVHVFDGRFAPSGLTRVTSPAFAPWQGDLLAGGLRGEALLRLRLEGDTVIEREKVLDGEIGRLRTVDQGHDDTLYILNDAAEAGLWRLTPAVAGQAGASACPE, encoded by the coding sequence ATGATCCTCTCTCGCCCCCGTCCATCCTCGCGCCTGCCGGCGGCGGTCCTGAGCGTGCTGCTGACGGCCTCCGCCCTGCCGAGCCAGGCCCAGGACACTCCGATGCGGCTGGACACCCGGCACATGACGCTGTGCCTGAGCCGCGTCGCCGATGGCTTCCGCCACCCCTGGGGGCTGGCCCAGCTGCCCGACGGCGCCCTGCTGGTCGGCGAGCGCGGCGGCCGTTTGACGCGGATCGCCGCGGACGGCTCGCGCCTGAGCATCGCCGGCCTGCCCGAGGTCGCGGCCCGTGGCCAGGGTGGGCTGCTCGACCTGGCCCTGCATCCCCGTTTCGGCGAGGACGAGAGCGGCGAGCATGACTGGCTCTACTTCACCTGGAGCCGGCCGGTGGCCGACGGCGCCGCGACCGCCCTGTCCCGGGCACGCCTCGAGGGCGGCCGCCTGATCGGCATCGAGCCCCTCTTCACCCAGAACCGCGCCACCGACGCCGGTCGCCACTTCGGCTCGCGACTGGCCTGGCGCCCCGACGGCACCCTGCTGATGAGCGTCGGGGAACGCGGCAGCCCCGAGCGTGCCCAGGACGGCGGCGACCACGCCGGCAGCATCCTGCGCCTCACCGAGACTGGCGGCGTGCCCGCCGACAATCCCTTCGTGGGCGACCCCGAGGTGCGCGACGAGATCTTCAGCCTCGGCCACCGCAATCCCCAGGGGCTGATCGTCGCCGACGACGGCACGGCCTGGTCCACCGAGCACGGCCCGCGCACCGGCGACGAACTCAATCGCCTGGTGCCGGGCGCCAACTATGGCTGGCCGGAGGTCTCCCGGGGCCGCGACTACGTCACCTTCCTGCCGATCGGCCGCGACAGCGCCCCGGGCATGCGCGACCCGGTGCATGTCTTCGACGGCCGGTTCGCGCCTTCGGGCCTGACCCGGGTGACCTCGCCGGCCTTCGCCCCCTGGCAGGGCGATCTGCTGGCCGGCGGGCTGCGCGGCGAGGCGCTGCTGCGACTGCGCCTCGAGGGCGACACGGTGATCGAACGCGAGAAAGTGCTCGATGGGGAGATCGGCCGCCTACGCACCGTTGACCAGGGGCACGACGACACGCTCTATATACTCAACGACGCCGCCGAGGCCGGTCTCTGGCGCCTGACGCCGGCCGTTGCCGGCCAGGCGGGCGCTTCGGCCTGCCCTGAATAG
- a CDS encoding AEC family transporter, which translates to MLAELFAVMAPVIAGAGLGFGWVRLGHDYPVAFVTRLVFNIGTPALVLASLAGAEIDADSFGRTMLATALVLTTMGAATVVSARLLRRDWRVLLAPMMYPNTGNMGLPVVLYAFGEAGFAFGITVMVTVSLFQFTLGTLMTSRGNPLKSLARTPTVYAILIALALLLTDTDLPPWLANSVDLISGFTVPLMLITLGVSLANIQVRSLRSGLGFCLLRLPLAAGLAWGIGALLALPPMAHAILVLQMSMPVAVFNYLFAQKARREPEYVASLVFCSTLLSLIYLPLLLAWLM; encoded by the coding sequence ATGCTCGCCGAACTCTTCGCCGTGATGGCGCCGGTCATCGCCGGCGCCGGACTGGGCTTCGGCTGGGTTCGGCTCGGCCACGACTATCCCGTGGCCTTCGTCACCCGCCTGGTGTTCAACATCGGCACCCCGGCGCTGGTGCTCGCCTCGCTGGCCGGCGCCGAGATCGACGCCGACAGCTTCGGCCGCACCATGCTGGCCACCGCCCTGGTACTGACCACCATGGGGGCGGCCACCGTGGTCTCCGCCCGCCTGTTGCGGCGCGACTGGCGGGTGCTGCTGGCGCCGATGATGTATCCCAACACCGGCAACATGGGCCTGCCGGTGGTGCTCTACGCCTTCGGCGAGGCGGGCTTCGCCTTCGGCATCACGGTGATGGTCACGGTGTCGCTGTTCCAGTTCACCCTCGGCACCCTGATGACCAGCCGCGGCAACCCGCTGAAGTCGCTGGCCAGGACGCCCACGGTCTACGCCATCCTGATCGCCCTGGCGCTGCTGCTCACCGACACCGACCTGCCGCCGTGGCTGGCCAACAGCGTGGATCTGATCTCGGGCTTCACGGTGCCGCTGATGCTGATCACCCTCGGGGTGTCGCTGGCCAACATCCAGGTCAGGAGCCTGCGCTCGGGCCTCGGCTTCTGCCTGCTGCGCCTGCCGCTGGCCGCGGGCCTGGCCTGGGGCATCGGCGCGCTTCTGGCCCTGCCGCCCATGGCTCACGCCATCCTGGTGCTGCAGATGAGCATGCCGGTGGCGGTGTTCAACTACCTGTTCGCCCAGAAGGCCCGTCGCGAGCCGGAATACGTGGCCAGCCTGGTGTTCTGCTCGACCCTGCTGTCGCTGATCTACCTGCCGCTGCTGCTGGCGTGGCTGATGTAG